CACAGGCACTCAGCCAGGCATTTGGGGAATGGCAGCAAACGCAGCCGCTCACTACACTGGAAACGGTATCAGGCCCCGTTTGTACACCGGATGGGGAATGTAAATAATCAGGATAGATTGTGGGGTAAATACAGATATTTGCCCTACAAACTATCTGTTATATGTCACTCCTAAAAAGGATCAACCCTTTCTCCCGACAGAATGACAATACGGGCTTCGGAACCAATCCCAATGGCTACGGAGGCCGGTTTATCAATCGTGACGGCTCATTTAACATCCGCCGCGAAGGCCGTCCTTTCTGGGACCGCTTTAATGTCTATCACATGTTGCTCAACCTTCCGGCCTGGAAGTTTGCCTGCGTGATCCTGCTTTTTTTTATTTGCATCAACCTGTTGTACACGGGTGTTTACTGGATAATAGGCACGGAAGAATTCCAGGGCATTATCGGTAAAACAGTATGGAACAGGTTCAAAGAAGTATTCTTTTTTAGCACGGAAACCTTTACCACCGTAGGCTATGGCCGGGTAAACCCCATTGGCGACGGTGCCAACATGGTAGCAGCTTTTGAGGCTATGTCGGGCTTCCTGTCCTTTGCCGTGGCCACCGGTCTCATATATGGCCGCTTTTCCAAACCCAAGGCACACCTGGTTTTCAGCGACGACGCCCTGATAGGTCCCTACAAGGATATCACGGGCCTGATGTTCCGCTTCGCCTCCTACAAAGACAACCACACGCTTACCAATGTAGATGTATTGGTAACGCTCGGATTACAGGTGCAGGAAAATGGTGCATCGGTATACAAATTTTATAACCTGCCACTGGAAAGAGGAAAGATCGAAACGCTGTCTATGAACTGGACCGTTGTACATCCCATTGATGAAAATAGTCCGCTACTGGGCTTTTCAGCTGCCGACATGGAAAGTGCAGATGTAGAAGTATATGTATTGGTGAGAGGTTTCAACGACGTATATGCGAACACGGTACTCCAACGCACTTCCTATACTTACCAGGAAATCCGGCACAACCGGAAATTTGTACCCATGTACCGCGAAAGCGATAATGGAAAGACTACCGTGCTGGAACTACATCATCTCAATAAGTCGATGGCTACAGAATAGAAGGGATTTACGATTTTTGATTTTTTGATTTTGGAATTTAAAATGCGGCGGAGATTTACGTAAATCTCCGCCGCATTTTAAATTCCAAAATCAAAAAATCCGTAAATATTTATTTACTTGTTTTCTCTGAAATGAACATCAGGCCTATAAATGTAATCAGCCCGTTGATGATCAGTAATTCCAGTCCTATCTGGAATTCTCCGAAGATAGCAGTCTGAAAATGATCCAGCACATAACATAAAAGCGGTGCAGCAATACATACCAGCGGTACCAGCTTATCATTTACTTTACGCTTGGTCAGGATACCAAAGGAAAAGAGTCCCAGTAACGGTCCGTAGGTATAAGTAGCCACAATGAGGATCACCCCGATCATGCTCTGGTTATTGATCCACTCAAACACCATCACAAACAGCAGGAATACAAATGCCATGATCAGATGGATCCGCTGGCGGTATTTTTTCTTTT
The Chitinophaga sp. MM2321 DNA segment above includes these coding regions:
- a CDS encoding ion channel, whose protein sequence is MSLLKRINPFSRQNDNTGFGTNPNGYGGRFINRDGSFNIRREGRPFWDRFNVYHMLLNLPAWKFACVILLFFICINLLYTGVYWIIGTEEFQGIIGKTVWNRFKEVFFFSTETFTTVGYGRVNPIGDGANMVAAFEAMSGFLSFAVATGLIYGRFSKPKAHLVFSDDALIGPYKDITGLMFRFASYKDNHTLTNVDVLVTLGLQVQENGASVYKFYNLPLERGKIETLSMNWTVVHPIDENSPLLGFSAADMESADVEVYVLVRGFNDVYANTVLQRTSYTYQEIRHNRKFVPMYRESDNGKTTVLELHHLNKSMATE